One Candidatus Binatia bacterium DNA window includes the following coding sequences:
- a CDS encoding glycosyltransferase, giving the protein MKVVQVINALDRADAVSLCLLETDRMLRELGHESEIYYESAHRSLAARGRSVSQLQPDAGDVVLFHYAGYSRILSRVSRVQGKRGVVFHNVTPAHFFEGIPDTYEFCQRAVRQLPELPTLFDFGVGASAFNVETLAELGFEHTRVQPIAQETSGLVEVEPDPAVVLKWNDGSVNVLVVARTAPHKGLHFAVEALPSIEAELGRRVRLLLVGKTSGYEAYLERLHGIIAAAGLEDRVVLTGEVSNPELRAYYQCADVLLQLSEHEGFCVPLIEAMAFGLPVVAAGAGAVRETLGGAGILLEDRSPSEVARGVAEALGAGRVELLVSQEARGRAFSRRAVQESLGDLLAWVAGVPRRDAPVRLPSVSVVVCTYNRSHVLGRCLEALREVDYPEFEVVVVEGPSTDATAEVLDRYPDVRRVRNPERNLSISRNVGIAASSGEIVAFIDDDAVADSGWLRALTSAFDDPTVGAAGGDVFGPRGDHLQFSNGILSRNGLVIAKQEKPDDRNDPGAAWCNTLMGTNAAFRRRILDEVGGYDENYEYYHDEADLCVRVIDRGHRVEQCPDAVVWHGFEPGTSRKSAYDVDFTIVVKNTIYFALRHNGWRRRPWRLLGPLVTVQIHVGWTLRRLVEREIGFSHAARLLGGWGRGVRQGYRKAFTVEARCNLGGRVPEAAPTSAPFTRITRSAEKRPLHVALLSQQYPPDDCGGIGVYTEQLARGLVGKGHRVSVLAAGKAAIDRVNGVTVYRIPTAEAPAGIPAGMRVTRKNVAYGLGVQEVLSWLVRSADVQIVESPIWDAEGYAASLAEDVPLVLRLNTPIALAAEMQGWNFDADLKLASELEWALLRNARGVIDPSGTIVETIAARFDARPGQVPVRTIPFGTPLPPEPALHDGSDVRFLFLGRLERRKGIDTLMEAIPRVLEAAPGAFFDIAGDGEAEFAPERLVAGLSAEHRARVRFHGFVGEEARATLYEECDVFVGPSRYESFGIVYIEAMSYGRPCIACAVGGPTQIVRHEETGLLVPPADSDALGAALVDLARNAEMRRSMGRAARQKIEDEYSVEQMVQRTIELYDDVLAASPERSS; this is encoded by the coding sequence ATGAAGGTCGTCCAGGTCATCAACGCCCTGGATCGCGCCGATGCAGTGTCTCTCTGCTTGCTCGAGACCGACCGCATGCTGCGCGAGCTCGGGCACGAGAGCGAGATCTACTACGAGTCGGCGCATCGCTCGCTGGCAGCCCGTGGTCGATCCGTCTCGCAGCTCCAACCGGATGCCGGCGACGTCGTTCTTTTTCACTACGCAGGGTACTCGAGGATTCTGTCGCGCGTCTCGCGCGTTCAAGGCAAGCGCGGTGTGGTGTTCCACAACGTGACGCCGGCGCACTTCTTCGAGGGTATTCCGGATACCTACGAGTTCTGTCAGCGGGCTGTGCGGCAGCTCCCCGAGCTGCCGACCTTGTTCGATTTCGGTGTCGGAGCCTCGGCCTTCAACGTCGAGACGTTGGCGGAACTCGGTTTCGAGCACACGAGGGTCCAGCCCATCGCTCAGGAGACGTCGGGGCTCGTCGAGGTTGAACCGGATCCGGCGGTGGTGCTGAAGTGGAACGACGGTTCGGTGAATGTACTCGTCGTCGCGCGCACCGCTCCGCACAAAGGTCTGCACTTTGCGGTCGAGGCCTTGCCCTCCATCGAGGCGGAACTCGGTCGGCGGGTGCGGCTCCTTCTGGTCGGCAAGACGTCTGGGTATGAGGCGTACCTGGAGCGACTGCACGGGATCATCGCGGCTGCGGGGCTGGAGGACCGAGTCGTTCTGACGGGCGAGGTTTCGAACCCGGAGTTGCGCGCGTACTACCAGTGCGCCGATGTTCTCCTGCAACTCAGCGAGCACGAGGGCTTCTGCGTGCCGCTGATCGAGGCGATGGCGTTTGGGTTGCCCGTCGTTGCGGCCGGCGCCGGCGCGGTTAGAGAGACCTTGGGCGGTGCGGGGATCCTGCTCGAGGATCGGTCACCGTCGGAAGTCGCGCGCGGCGTCGCGGAGGCGCTCGGGGCCGGTCGGGTGGAGCTTCTCGTAAGCCAGGAGGCGCGTGGGCGCGCCTTTTCTCGCCGCGCGGTTCAGGAATCGCTCGGGGACCTGCTCGCGTGGGTGGCGGGCGTACCTCGGCGGGACGCGCCGGTGCGGCTGCCGAGCGTTTCGGTGGTCGTGTGCACCTACAATCGCAGCCATGTTCTGGGGCGATGCCTCGAGGCGCTTCGGGAGGTCGACTATCCGGAGTTCGAGGTCGTTGTCGTCGAGGGTCCGTCGACCGACGCGACGGCGGAGGTCCTGGATCGCTATCCCGATGTCCGGCGCGTTCGGAATCCGGAGCGCAATCTTTCGATCTCGCGCAACGTGGGCATCGCCGCGAGCTCCGGCGAGATCGTCGCTTTCATCGACGATGATGCCGTTGCGGACTCCGGGTGGCTGCGCGCGCTGACGAGCGCGTTCGACGATCCTACGGTAGGCGCGGCCGGCGGCGACGTCTTCGGGCCGCGCGGGGACCACCTTCAGTTCTCCAACGGCATCCTCTCTCGCAACGGCCTCGTGATCGCCAAGCAGGAGAAGCCGGATGATCGCAACGACCCCGGCGCCGCGTGGTGCAATACGCTCATGGGGACGAACGCGGCCTTTCGCCGGAGGATCCTCGACGAGGTCGGCGGCTACGACGAGAATTACGAGTACTACCACGACGAGGCGGATCTCTGCGTGCGGGTCATCGATCGCGGTCATCGTGTCGAGCAGTGCCCCGATGCCGTCGTCTGGCATGGCTTCGAGCCGGGGACTTCACGCAAGAGTGCCTACGACGTCGACTTTACCATCGTCGTAAAGAACACGATCTACTTCGCGTTGCGGCACAATGGGTGGCGGCGTCGGCCCTGGCGGCTCCTCGGGCCGCTGGTCACGGTGCAGATCCACGTCGGGTGGACGCTGCGCCGCCTGGTCGAGCGGGAGATCGGTTTCTCGCACGCGGCCCGGTTGCTCGGTGGTTGGGGGCGCGGGGTGCGGCAGGGCTATCGAAAGGCGTTCACTGTGGAGGCGCGCTGTAATCTGGGCGGTCGCGTGCCCGAGGCGGCTCCGACGTCAGCTCCGTTCACACGCATCACTCGGTCCGCGGAGAAGCGCCCGCTCCACGTGGCGCTCTTGAGCCAGCAGTATCCGCCCGACGATTGCGGCGGCATCGGTGTCTACACCGAGCAGCTGGCACGAGGCTTGGTGGGGAAGGGGCACCGGGTGTCGGTATTGGCCGCCGGGAAGGCCGCGATCGATCGCGTGAACGGCGTCACGGTGTATCGGATCCCTACGGCCGAAGCGCCCGCCGGAATTCCGGCGGGCATGCGCGTGACGCGGAAGAACGTGGCGTACGGCCTCGGAGTGCAGGAGGTACTCTCGTGGCTCGTGCGAAGCGCGGATGTGCAGATCGTCGAGAGCCCGATCTGGGATGCGGAAGGGTACGCGGCGAGCCTCGCCGAGGACGTCCCACTGGTGCTGCGCCTCAACACCCCGATTGCGCTCGCCGCCGAGATGCAGGGGTGGAACTTCGACGCCGACCTGAAGCTCGCCTCGGAGCTCGAGTGGGCTCTGTTGCGGAACGCGCGAGGGGTGATCGATCCCTCGGGGACCATCGTCGAGACGATTGCGGCCAGGTTCGACGCACGCCCCGGGCAGGTTCCGGTCCGCACGATTCCGTTCGGGACACCGCTGCCGCCCGAGCCGGCGCTGCACGATGGAAGCGACGTCCGTTTTCTCTTCTTGGGGCGACTCGAACGAAGAAAGGGCATCGACACGTTGATGGAGGCGATCCCGCGGGTTCTCGAAGCTGCGCCGGGGGCGTTCTTCGATATCGCAGGCGATGGCGAGGCGGAGTTTGCTCCCGAGCGGCTGGTGGCGGGGCTCTCGGCGGAGCATCGCGCGCGCGTCCGGTTTCACGGCTTCGTCGGCGAAGAGGCGCGCGCGACGCTGTACGAAGAGTGCGACGTCTTCGTGGGGCCGTCGCGCTACGAGTCGTTCGGGATCGTGTACATCGAAGCCATGTCGTACGGCCGGCCCTGTATCGCTTGTGCGGTGGGTGGACCGACGCAGATCGTTCGCCACGAGGAGACCGGGCTGCTGGTGCCTCCGGCCGATTCCGATGCGCTCGGGGCGGCGCTCGTCGACCTCGCCCGGAACGCCGAGATGCGTCGCTCGATGGGCCGAGCGGCGCGGCAGAAAATTGAGGACGAGTATTCCGTGGAGCAGATGGTTCAGCGCACGATCGAGCTCTACGACGACGTGCTCGCCGCTTCGCCCGAGAGATCTTCGTAG
- a CDS encoding glycosyltransferase family 1 protein → MRIGIDARWIRHEASGIGTYTLQLIEHLVRITQAEHTFVLLFDDGDLRARVLRDARLETSGVETLLVPYGPMSPLSQLRLPRVLVRQRIDVFHSTNFMIPLISTKIPCVATIHDMIPMLFPEANSKKARLSPLYDAIMRRVGKRAARILTVSEVSRRDVVRCLGLSAEAARRTRTIHCGVGAEFRPGPARARPKDRTRTILFVGRSDPHKNLVGLVEGFAQTRARLPFDAKLVIVGPEDGRFPEPATRATELGVAEAVEWRGLLDQDALVEAYRNADVLCLPSRYEGFGLPVVEAMAVGTPVVCSNGGSLPEVAGDAALQFAPDDIAALSAALGEVLTNEAGNAPRIAHGRARAAGFTWTRAAEQTIQVYEDLSGEAASTSS, encoded by the coding sequence ATGAGAATCGGCATCGACGCACGCTGGATCCGCCACGAGGCGTCCGGCATCGGGACGTACACGCTCCAACTGATCGAGCATCTGGTTCGAATCACCCAGGCCGAGCATACGTTCGTGCTCCTGTTCGACGACGGCGACCTCCGGGCGCGCGTTCTTCGCGACGCCCGGCTGGAGACCTCCGGCGTCGAGACGCTGCTGGTGCCGTACGGACCGATGTCACCGTTATCGCAGCTTCGCCTCCCGCGCGTGCTGGTTCGGCAGCGCATCGATGTATTTCACTCCACGAATTTCATGATCCCTCTGATCAGCACGAAGATTCCGTGCGTAGCGACGATTCACGACATGATCCCGATGCTGTTCCCCGAAGCCAACTCCAAGAAGGCCCGGCTCTCGCCGCTCTACGACGCGATCATGCGCCGGGTCGGTAAGCGCGCCGCGCGAATCCTGACGGTCAGCGAGGTCTCACGACGAGACGTCGTGCGCTGCTTGGGATTGTCCGCCGAAGCCGCCCGACGAACCCGTACGATCCACTGCGGGGTCGGTGCGGAGTTCCGTCCAGGCCCCGCCCGCGCGCGGCCGAAGGATAGGACGCGCACGATCCTCTTCGTCGGGCGCTCCGACCCCCACAAGAATCTCGTCGGCCTCGTGGAAGGCTTTGCGCAGACGCGCGCGCGCCTCCCATTCGACGCGAAGCTCGTCATCGTAGGCCCCGAGGACGGGCGCTTCCCCGAGCCCGCAACACGCGCGACGGAGTTGGGCGTCGCAGAGGCGGTCGAGTGGAGAGGCCTCCTCGACCAGGACGCGCTCGTCGAAGCCTATCGCAACGCCGACGTCCTTTGCCTCCCGTCGCGATACGAAGGGTTCGGGCTCCCCGTCGTAGAGGCCATGGCGGTCGGCACGCCCGTGGTGTGCAGCAACGGCGGGTCGCTTCCCGAGGTCGCGGGCGACGCCGCTCTCCAGTTCGCTCCGGACGACATCGCGGCGCTCAGCGCAGCACTCGGCGAAGTGCTGACCAACGAGGCGGGAAACGCACCCCGCATTGCGCACGGCCGAGCACGTGCCGCCGGCTTCACATGGACGCGAGCCGCCGAGCAAACGATACAGGTCTACGAAGATCTCTCGGGCGAAGCGGCGAGCACGTCGTCGTAG
- a CDS encoding VOC family protein has protein sequence MKQRGVNRVTMAVWDLEKGKEFYTKLLGAKFEPVNDADAEAYGVRCSISWNAGIELVSPVDGRDSRIRTFLETNGEGLAGVIFAVEDVDATKQKAEAADIPVLGGLDYTQEQIDEHLQGRFTKYKEYFFGAGGSLSPGVVVGEFEEP, from the coding sequence ATGAAACAGCGCGGCGTCAACCGAGTCACGATGGCGGTCTGGGACCTCGAGAAGGGGAAGGAGTTCTACACGAAACTCCTCGGCGCGAAGTTCGAGCCGGTAAACGACGCTGACGCGGAAGCGTACGGCGTCCGGTGCTCGATCTCCTGGAACGCGGGCATCGAGCTCGTGTCGCCGGTCGACGGGCGCGATAGCCGCATCCGGACCTTCCTCGAGACCAACGGCGAAGGCCTCGCTGGCGTGATCTTCGCCGTCGAAGACGTCGACGCGACCAAGCAGAAGGCGGAAGCCGCAGACATCCCTGTCCTCGGGGGACTCGACTACACCCAGGAGCAGATCGACGAGCACCTGCAGGGCCGCTTCACGAAGTACAAGGAGTACTTCTTCGGCGCCGGCGGGTCGCTCAGCCCGGGGGTCGTCGTGGGAGAGTTCGAGGAACCCTAG
- a CDS encoding c-type cytochrome, giving the protein MKLCLILVMVAGLVGGCTKPAPNLGSAGDPARGRSIAAIAGGCGCHTPEKGPVGAGGVEIETPFGLFYSTNITSDTKAGIGDWTDPEIEGALRRGILRDGSVESPVMPYYRYAGMADQDVRDLIAWLRTLPASSEVNRPADVSLPLPRLAFWGWRTLFASGVTAPATAPAAGVERGEYLVQSVAICGDCHTPRDVLGRADEALYLAGSKDGPLGGVPNITPDQKTGVGDWDESDMVALLQDGMQPDMDNVQGKMADVVDGIAGGPGYFDAPEADFTAIAAYLKTVPPIFHDVGD; this is encoded by the coding sequence GTGAAGCTGTGCTTGATCCTGGTGATGGTGGCGGGGTTGGTCGGCGGGTGTACGAAGCCGGCCCCGAACTTGGGCAGTGCCGGGGACCCGGCGCGCGGACGGAGCATCGCTGCGATTGCGGGTGGCTGCGGCTGTCACACGCCGGAGAAGGGGCCCGTCGGCGCGGGAGGCGTGGAGATCGAGACCCCGTTTGGGCTCTTCTACTCGACGAACATTACGAGCGATACGAAGGCCGGGATCGGCGACTGGACCGACCCCGAGATAGAAGGAGCGTTGCGACGCGGGATCCTGCGGGACGGCTCGGTGGAATCACCGGTCATGCCGTACTACCGCTACGCCGGTATGGCGGATCAGGACGTGCGCGATCTGATCGCCTGGCTGCGGACGCTCCCCGCGTCGTCCGAAGTGAATCGACCGGCCGACGTGAGCTTGCCTCTCCCGCGCCTCGCCTTCTGGGGTTGGCGCACGCTCTTCGCGTCGGGTGTCACGGCTCCCGCGACGGCTCCGGCTGCGGGCGTCGAGCGGGGGGAGTACCTCGTCCAGTCCGTCGCGATCTGTGGTGACTGCCATACACCGCGCGACGTCTTGGGAAGGGCCGACGAGGCGCTGTACCTGGCCGGCTCCAAGGACGGTCCGCTCGGCGGCGTGCCGAATATCACGCCCGACCAGAAGACCGGTGTCGGAGACTGGGATGAGAGCGACATGGTCGCGCTCCTGCAGGACGGGATGCAGCCCGACATGGACAACGTGCAGGGAAAGATGGCGGACGTCGTCGACGGCATCGCCGGCGGCCCCGGATACTTCGATGCGCCCGAGGCCGACTTCACGGCGATCGCGGCATACTTGAAGACGGTGCCGCCGATCTTTCACGACGTGGGGGACTAG
- a CDS encoding glutathione S-transferase family protein: MRLYDYLPSGNGYKIRLLLTQLDVPFERIELDIVDGATRTDAYLEKNPNGRIPLLETDEGVHLAESNAILFFLADGTPFLPDRSLDRARVLQWMFFEQYNHEPNIATSRHWIQHLELTDERRARLEEKYRLGHEALAVMETHLAKNDFFVGRRYTIADIALFAYTHVAPEGGFELDPYPNIQGWITRVADQPGHIPITQG, translated from the coding sequence ATGCGCCTGTACGACTACCTGCCCTCCGGAAACGGCTACAAGATCCGGCTGCTGCTGACCCAACTCGACGTCCCGTTCGAACGCATCGAACTCGACATCGTGGATGGCGCGACGCGCACCGACGCCTACCTGGAGAAGAATCCCAACGGTCGCATCCCGCTACTCGAGACCGACGAGGGCGTTCACCTCGCCGAATCCAACGCGATCCTCTTCTTCCTGGCCGACGGCACGCCATTTCTTCCGGACCGGAGCCTCGACCGCGCGCGGGTCCTGCAGTGGATGTTCTTCGAGCAGTACAACCACGAGCCTAACATCGCGACGTCACGCCACTGGATCCAACACCTCGAACTCACCGACGAGCGCCGGGCGCGCCTCGAGGAGAAGTACCGCCTCGGCCACGAGGCTCTCGCCGTCATGGAGACCCATCTCGCGAAGAACGACTTCTTCGTCGGACGCCGGTACACGATCGCCGACATCGCGCTGTTCGCCTACACCCACGTCGCGCCCGAAGGCGGGTTCGAACTCGACCCCTATCCGAACATCCAGGGCTGGATCACAAGGGTGGCCGACCAGCCCGGCCACATCCCCATCACGCAGGGCTAG
- a CDS encoding dienelactone hydrolase family protein: MGCSTARDAALPIPVHGEGGQAARLEEGAARKRASGGGVRGEERADHFQDVRGPMLFLQGTRDSLADLDSIKGIAKGLGKRGKIHVVEGGGHSFHVLKRSGRADEEALDELAEPIAFFVAV; this comes from the coding sequence GTGGGCTGCTCGACCGCCCGCGACGCTGCGCTACCAATTCCCGTACATGGAGAAGGGGGGCAGGCGGCCCGACTCGAAGAAGGTGCTGCTCGCAAACGTGCGAGCGGTGGCGGCGTTCGGGGTGAAGAGCGCGCGGATCATTTCCAGGACGTCCGCGGTCCGATGCTGTTTCTGCAAGGGACGCGTGACTCGCTCGCGGATCTCGATTCGATCAAAGGGATTGCCAAGGGGCTCGGGAAGCGCGGCAAGATCCACGTCGTCGAAGGCGGGGGTCATTCCTTTCACGTCCTGAAGCGCTCGGGTCGGGCGGACGAGGAAGCGCTCGACGAGCTTGCGGAGCCGATCGCGTTTTTCGTAGCGGTCTGA
- a CDS encoding gluconate 2-dehydrogenase subunit 3 family protein produces MVRLTRRRFLELASATGAAASFPWVSGCSDADLSQSAARFFTDDERRVVRAMAGAIVPEDDLSVGAVVTDAVEFIDRWLAAFENDPPGIYRSGPFSGRTPFPDPATGLPGREYPANDFLEVLPLTRMQDLAFRIELYGSGAVPGGDINAPLVPSTPGRRADYRATVAAWRDAASSLGVDSFEAVDDEQKLGVFAETDPGFRSAFLHDVAQGMFSAPEYGGNRDGLGWRDYDYDGDSQPLGYTLFGPDGEPFDHPDRPNQTADPARPARAFSPEVESFIEAITIGQGGRRFF; encoded by the coding sequence ATGGTTCGCCTAACGCGACGACGGTTTCTCGAGCTTGCCAGCGCGACGGGAGCGGCGGCGTCGTTCCCCTGGGTGAGCGGTTGTAGCGACGCCGATCTGTCGCAGTCCGCGGCGCGCTTCTTCACGGACGACGAGCGGCGGGTGGTCCGTGCGATGGCCGGCGCGATCGTGCCGGAAGATGATCTTTCGGTCGGCGCGGTCGTGACGGACGCCGTCGAGTTCATCGATCGCTGGCTCGCGGCGTTCGAGAACGATCCGCCCGGAATCTATCGGTCCGGGCCGTTCAGCGGCCGGACACCATTTCCCGATCCTGCGACCGGGCTGCCCGGCCGCGAGTATCCCGCGAACGACTTCCTCGAGGTCTTGCCGCTCACGCGAATGCAGGATCTGGCGTTTCGGATCGAGTTGTACGGCTCGGGTGCGGTGCCGGGCGGCGACATCAATGCGCCGCTGGTACCGTCGACGCCGGGTCGGCGCGCGGACTATCGGGCAACGGTGGCCGCCTGGCGCGACGCGGCGTCGTCTCTCGGAGTCGATTCGTTCGAGGCGGTTGACGACGAGCAAAAGCTCGGGGTGTTCGCCGAGACTGATCCTGGGTTCCGGTCGGCGTTCTTGCACGACGTCGCGCAGGGCATGTTTTCGGCGCCGGAGTACGGGGGTAATCGAGACGGGCTTGGATGGCGCGACTACGACTACGACGGCGATAGCCAGCCGCTCGGCTACACGTTGTTCGGCCCCGACGGTGAGCCGTTCGATCACCCCGACCGGCCGAACCAAACGGCTGACCCTGCGCGTCCGGCGCGTGCCTTCTCCCCGGAAGTCGAGAGCTTCATCGAGGCGATCACGATCGGGCAGGGCGGTAGGCGGTTCTTCTGA
- a CDS encoding GMC family oxidoreductase has product MSLPSGVPNVLGDTALDRFDVVLVGSGAGGGAAARVLATNGLKVCILEAGNNYFVGLDDPAPGMPRPLFSNDELKLTSRGLIHQQARVEPRTFRPSAEAGARALIGEVNNLPKTVGGAWVHADMQTPRFQEFDFRLGRDLGGVAGASFVDWPLSYDELEPYYAAMERLEGVQGEAGADPFASPRSAPYPMPPGPTMYVSEVLAEGSLRRGLQPFPYPGARASRPYRGRPACNDCGFCSKYGCPTNAKGSVALLRDALLTGNVQVRFNSAATRLEADSTGRRVVGVHYLDSDGNPAVVRGDRYMLAASAIESARLCLLSDPGGPGLGNSSGEVGRNLMFHHQTVSVGVYQEDFHGERGRSVTAGFTDFRGVPGDPARPLGGIVEFGTNSEKIVDALIYMIDLGFTGATLKNFMRDSPLGSSIGALIMQGEDAPRSTNRVDLDPDVRDLNGLPVPRITYEPHAFELEARNVYGPRLIDIHQAAGAQFGFVAPIYEGGATPSSRHILGTLRMGNDPLTSVTDRFGRFHDVDNLYSADGAPLPTSSGYNPTLTLQALASRTAGAIVDPLRPEAVIERDSEI; this is encoded by the coding sequence ATGAGCCTGCCGTCCGGCGTTCCGAACGTTCTGGGGGATACAGCGCTCGACCGCTTCGACGTCGTGCTCGTGGGCAGCGGGGCCGGGGGCGGCGCAGCCGCACGCGTTCTTGCGACGAACGGTCTCAAGGTGTGCATCCTCGAGGCCGGCAACAACTACTTCGTGGGGCTCGACGATCCGGCACCCGGGATGCCGCGCCCGCTCTTCTCGAACGACGAGCTGAAGCTGACCTCGCGCGGGCTGATTCACCAGCAGGCCCGGGTGGAACCGCGAACGTTTCGCCCCTCGGCAGAGGCCGGCGCGCGTGCATTGATCGGTGAGGTCAATAATCTTCCGAAGACCGTCGGCGGGGCCTGGGTGCACGCGGACATGCAAACCCCGCGCTTTCAGGAGTTCGACTTCCGACTCGGGCGCGATCTCGGGGGCGTGGCCGGTGCGAGCTTCGTGGACTGGCCGCTCTCGTACGACGAGCTCGAGCCTTACTACGCGGCCATGGAGCGGCTCGAAGGGGTGCAGGGGGAAGCCGGCGCGGACCCGTTCGCGTCGCCCCGATCCGCGCCGTACCCCATGCCGCCCGGTCCGACGATGTACGTGTCCGAGGTGTTGGCGGAGGGTTCACTGCGTCGGGGGTTGCAGCCGTTTCCGTACCCCGGGGCTCGTGCGTCGCGCCCATACCGCGGGCGTCCCGCGTGCAACGATTGCGGTTTTTGCTCCAAGTACGGGTGCCCGACCAACGCGAAGGGGTCAGTGGCGCTGCTGCGGGACGCGCTTCTCACCGGGAACGTGCAAGTGCGGTTCAATTCGGCGGCGACGCGGCTCGAAGCGGATTCTACCGGACGTCGCGTCGTGGGCGTGCACTACCTGGACTCCGACGGGAACCCCGCGGTCGTACGCGGCGATCGCTACATGCTGGCCGCGAGTGCGATCGAGTCTGCGCGGCTGTGTCTGCTCTCGGATCCGGGCGGGCCCGGGCTCGGGAACTCGTCGGGCGAGGTCGGCCGGAATCTCATGTTCCACCACCAGACGGTCTCGGTGGGGGTGTACCAGGAGGATTTCCACGGTGAGCGGGGGCGCTCGGTGACGGCGGGCTTCACGGATTTTCGTGGCGTGCCCGGGGATCCGGCCCGGCCCCTTGGGGGCATAGTCGAATTTGGGACGAACTCCGAGAAGATCGTGGACGCCCTGATCTACATGATCGACCTCGGGTTCACCGGGGCGACGCTGAAGAACTTCATGCGCGACAGCCCTCTGGGTTCCAGCATCGGCGCTCTCATCATGCAGGGAGAAGATGCGCCGCGGTCGACCAACCGAGTCGATCTCGACCCCGACGTGCGTGATTTGAACGGACTGCCGGTGCCGCGCATCACATACGAACCGCACGCCTTCGAACTCGAGGCGCGCAACGTCTACGGGCCGCGGTTGATCGACATCCACCAGGCGGCTGGGGCTCAGTTCGGGTTCGTCGCGCCGATCTACGAGGGCGGGGCGACGCCGAGCAGTCGACACATCCTCGGCACGCTACGGATGGGCAACGATCCCCTGACGTCGGTCACCGACCGTTTCGGTCGGTTTCACGATGTGGACAATCTCTACTCGGCCGATGGAGCGCCGCTTCCGACTTCGTCCGGATACAACCCGACACTCACGCTTCAGGCGCTGGCGAGTCGCACCGCGGGGGCGATCGTCGAT